AAAACCGAGCTCTTCTTTGGCACGGGAAATATCGAGGGTTTCCCCTCGAGGGAAAAGTTTCCCAGGACCGATACGAACTTCGGTGGGATGGTCACTATATTTACGGGCCAACTCGGCCAGAATCACAAAACTGGTAGCCTCTTCACTGGCAATGTTGAAAACCTGGAAGCGGGGATGTTCCTTTTTATACGCAAGCACTGTCCCCCAAGCGGTATCTTTCACGTAGGTGAAACCTAATTTCTGATCACTTCCCTTGTCTAAGGAAAGACCCTCCAGACCTTCTAATGGCCCAAGCAGGTTACGAAAGAGAAAAGTCGACTCTGAGGGTAAAAGCCCGGGACCAAAAAAGAAATAGGGACGCACAACCCTAGCATCGAGTCCGTAGTGTTTCCCATACTGGAGGGTGAGAAATTCTGCTCCACCTTTGCTGGCTCCGTAAAGGTCGGAAGGGAAAACTGGGTGGGTATCTTCCCGAGGATTATCCCTGGTTTCCCCGTATACCGCTCCAGAGCTCACATAGAGTACCTTAGGAATGCGATACAAGCGGGCTAATTCCAGAACATTCAGAGTACCCACCAGATTCAAAATCGTTCCCTGGTAAGGATTACCCCAGTACTCTGGAGTAGCCATGGCTGCCGGAGTATGGATAATTCCTTCCACATCGGGATGGTCCCGGACAACCTGTACAAGATGAGGAAAATTCAACACATCCCCTCGAAAAAAGATAAGGTTTTCTTTGACCTCCTCTACATAGTCAAGATCCCGTTTTCGAAGGTCAAAAAGAATAACCTTCTCCCCTTCCTTCCCCAGATAAAACCCCACCCAGGAACCAAGCAGTCCATATCCACCAGTCACAAGAATCGACACTGTTTATCCCCCTTCCATAGAGTTTGCATTCACGGAAAAGAGTGGTTTTTTTCCCTGCAAAACCCGAATAACATTTTCCGC
This window of the Atribacterota bacterium genome carries:
- a CDS encoding NAD(P)-dependent oxidoreductase — its product is MSILVTGGYGLLGSWVGFYLGKEGEKVILFDLRKRDLDYVEEVKENLIFFRGDVLNFPHLVQVVRDHPDVEGIIHTPAAMATPEYWGNPYQGTILNLVGTLNVLELARLYRIPKVLYVSSGAVYGETRDNPREDTHPVFPSDLYGASKGGAEFLTLQYGKHYGLDARVVRPYFFFGPGLLPSESTFLFRNLLGPLEGLEGLSLDKGSDQKLGFTYVKDTAWGTVLAYKKEHPRFQVFNIASEEATSFVILAELARKYSDHPTEVRIGPGKLFPRGETLDISRAKEELGFSPRYRIEEAVVEYAQWVRGELNRRKEKMEKA